The following DNA comes from Syngnathoides biaculeatus isolate LvHL_M chromosome 18, ASM1980259v1, whole genome shotgun sequence.
CTTTATTTAGAACATTTTGCTCAATGATGTTGTAGTGCATCTGTGTGGCCATCTCTCTTGGCAGCGGAGGAGGGTTTGGAGGCTGATTCCAGCAGGGCACGTCAATTGACTCCAAGGTATGAGCCTTGTTTTTAATACTGGCCTGGATAAGCTGGGTGGTAGCATATGGGATTGGCTCATATGCATCTGATGAATCTCCTCCTGGACTTGCATAGCACAAGTTGGAATTGTTGAACTTTTTGATCTCATTGAGCTTCTCGCCGAGATTCACGTCGGTATAAATAGCTGTCTCCGAGCCATGTTTGTTATCTGGGTGCTTTCCGTAGTTAGCGATGCAATCGGCTGAAGAGAACAAATAACAgcagtattaaaataaaaatgaaaaggccaAGTAACGAGCTGTTTTGATGGTATGTCAGAGACGTGACGTGCACTAACCTGGTCGGCTGTATGTTGTCATGTTACTGTCACTGGTGCCGTTGGCATTATTGCAGCAGTTGATGCCGCACTCCTTTTGATTGGCACATGAATTTGGCCAATTGTCTGGCATCCAGAGCGGGTTCATGGGTTCAGCCATGCCGAGAAAGCCAGGTCTGCAACAAGGAGAGGGCCATCACTCAAAACCTGCTCTACTCACAGATCAAATGAGAGCACACAACGCTCAACATTTACAACAGGTAGACAACGCCTCCCAGTGTTTCTACAATGCAGCTGCAATTCCATTGCAAAAGAACCAAAATACCACTTGCCTGCCAGCGCTGCACACAGATTCTCCTCTTTGATATGCAACTGCAAAATAAGGcagaaaacattcatttttgatGAGCTGTCACAAACAGGAAGTGCCGGGGGCAAAGAACAAAACTGACAGACGGCAAAAGTCGAAAGTTTATACCAACTTGAGTTAGGGTATAACGTCTGACTAGGTTGCCTCAATCGTCGTGGAGGCAGCAGACATgctttcaatgttttattttaatgccaCAATTGAATCTGAAGAACATTTGTGCCTTACATCTATTTTTGATAACTTATTATAATTAGACATTGCATCGATAAAAGCAGAAAGACAAACATGGAAACTTTTTAAGTGTGGACAATTTCAGGACACTTGTTTCTTTCAACGTAAAGTAAAAAATCCTAAATGGAGAAAGGAAAGCCCAATCCTCCAAACCTTTTGGATGAACTAAATCAAAGATTTTGGGTCAGGCCCTCTCTCACTTCCTACATCAGTGACCTCTGACCACACAAAAGCATTTTGAAAGTCTTCTCAGAAGATTGGGAGTTGTTGGAGCAGCAAATGAGAGACGAGAGCAAACACAAATTTTGACTTCTTGAAATTTAAGTCTCAATACTTTTGGCCAGAGTCTATTATAGTCCTATATATGTAATTGTCTTGAACAACAAAGATCCACACAAGCGAGGTAACTAAATTGTACTTACCTGTTGGTGTAAATGTGAAAGACGGCACTGTATGGACACATAAAAAGAGTTTTAGTTCATGCAATTCTATGGCAAACAAGAGCAACAGCTACTCATCTATGCCGTGCTGCGTGCCCACCATCAATATGATGGGTCATCGAAGATTTTAAAAGCATCCTATAAATTGTCAGTATCTGTCATAAACATGTGAAAAGGTTAAACGGAGGCGTGATGGATAAGGGAAATTTAACAGGGATCTTGAAGCAAAGGTAACGACAGCTTGACAAGCTTGTGTGTCCAAACACAGCTGTGAGAAAATGACATGTTAAAGCATCTAAAGGTCAGCCTTTAAATGTCTGCGTTATATGTGCGCAGCCAGTTGTAATTGTGTCTGAAGTCTTTGTGCCTAAAGAATCGTTTGAAAGCGGCATTCACTccactttgacaaaaaaaaagaaaaaatatcatTAATGTAAGTAGATAAAATGTGGGTACTTATATTTACACTATACACCAGTCATTCCCcatgtacatggaaaaagacgacacgctgttgccgaccccgaacgggacaagccgaaaggaaaagaagacacgAGTCATTCCCCAAGGTTAAATAATTGGAAAATATAGTTATAGTATTACGCCAAACGATGTAAAAAAGAGGAGATCACAGACCCTTGCGGATGCCGGTGTACGTGCTGCTGAGGCCACTTCGCTTCTTACGGTGACGATACAGCCACACGCTGAAAATCATAAGGACCAACCAGCAGGTGGCGCCAATGCCTGCGATAAATGCCGGCTGCTTCACCACGTCGGAAATGTGCGAGAGGGCGTCCTTTGCCCCGCTGAGATCCATCATCTGACCAGCAGAGTCTAGGAAGCATCATACAGTCCACATTGGGCAACATCCACAGACATTTCAGAGTAAGATCGTGTCATTCCCCGTCAATGGCAAGTAAGCTGACTGAATTGATGATGCTTGAAATATGAATTCTCATTTTGTTGATTATGGAGTTTAGCATTGTAAAATGTGCCTGCATGGTACTCAGTGACGCATTGGGGCCGGATAGGGAGTGAAGACCACCCAGATTCACGCACCCACCGAACTCAAAAAGTGAATCAATATGAGCttgctcacaattctgaggttacCCCGGCTttaatgaagactctaaattgtccactgGTGTCCATGTGAACATGAACACTCATTTGCGTGCGCCCTAAGACTGCCTGTCAACCAATACCCAAAAATGAGCTGGGATGTTATGGCAAGACATTTGACACTAGTATGCTTCCCACTGTGTGGAAATAGTTTCAGAAGGCCCTTTCATTTTTCAGCATTGAGTAGACAAAACAAGCTCCCTAAAAACCTCTGACATTCGAATAGatgaagaaattaaaaatacaaatctgatGCATAGGGACGACCACCTCAAAATCGGACCATGTTCTGTAGGAGTGATAGTGCTGCAAATGCTTTTatgcatactgtaatttctcatgtatgatgtgcaaagttttccaaaaatattttcaaaaagtcaagacagcgcattatatttaggtatagattaaaattaaaaagaaaagtacattgtatagttgtaaatgcagtttgccattttacgattgttagcgtagcatatttgttgctactccgccaaacatcagaaacggctGCCCGTGAGTtagttttaacttaaactaagatataaaatgtcgactacaagggtTAGTTATGCAGCCTCCTGAGGATGTGAGCAACCCCTGAAGGAGCGCGACTgttcaaaacaacgagagctcaaacaaTGTCGAAACGGAAtgagcacatttaaaaaaaaacagagggcacacacaattaaaatactcactttttttaatctgcccATTACACTCGTATCTCCGTAGATTGAGCTCTCGTTGgtttgatagcgacctgacgccGTAGAAGAGCTGCTGCAGATTGTAGCCAAATGGAGAGCAAGAGGCTGCACCGTAAGTGCTGTGACGCTTCGGCCACAAAGCGCTAAcagtaatgaggaataaagggaaccaaaactcttgggattcacaaagtatttcctcacaaacaccatggatggcaCTGAAGATGCCTTGCTGGGATCACTGCTCATGAtggaatgcaggaggcaccagaactggaccaagtcatcaatgatgttTTCCACAGCGATGCAGCAAAGGTAGCTActgtggatctttttcagattggagatgagtcagatgcttcttttgaagccAACCTCAGCCCCAACATCAGGACCCGTTTTATTCTGGGTACTCGTTCTTCACTTGAAGATAAACAGTGCTAAATTATTCaaaactgtaatatgtgttatcaacaataTTGATATCCCATGATTGAGAATATATTTTAGTTACAGTAGTTGAGGAATTCTgatctgacaattacagggaccaggacaagcgtgtcttGCAGCCTTTCCAAGATGTATACTGTATTACGGCCACATATTATTCATGATTGTGATACAGACAattctttgaaaaacaatacaagtacaaacaataaaagtacaaagaagtccagatcattcctaatattttgagcatacagatagcagcaaattggccATGCGCATTGTAATCGgttgaagggttttcctgatttttaggtcaagtttgggggtgcgcattattcTTAGGACGCATTAAACATGAGAAATTACCGATATAGTGTCTAATCACAGTTTGTCTGTAGGACAAACTTAGGATAGAAAATTAGGACCCTTACCAAACTGAAAGAACACTGTTTTGCTCTTGACCCCAGGTCCGGCACCATTGCTTGCCGCGACCTCTACACCGTAGCGAATCCTCGGCGTCAGACCGGCAACAAGCAGCGAGAAGGTGTAGCCGTCGACTGACTGGTTGATGTGGTAGCGACTCTCATTACCCAGACACCAGATCTGTCAGGGGGAGAAGGTGAGGAAAAGACGATGACAGCGATTGCCTTAGGGACGCGTCCGACAGCACCGAGTGGCATCAGTGGGACCTCAAAGCCAGAGTTTAGACTTGAAATGGAATGTAAGTGTGACACCGGGGAGCGAAAGGCTGGGTATCCTTTTCATACCTTGTAATCCTGAATGACTCCTGCCTCCTCCGGGACTGGAGGCGGTTTCCACGATATGAGGACTGCAGTGCCATTGGTATCAACTTTTGTGATTGTAACGTCCCGGGGAGCTTGTTTTGGTGCTGCAGCCATGGGACAGATAGAGATACAGTATGTAAACATACATTATTCAAATAAATGCCATTCACGGTTCAAGATAAtacacattttatcctcacataTTCCCAAATTAAAGGCGCCACttcaaaatcatcatcatatttgCTAAGGTAGAAATGTTTATGCACCGTTTGAGTTAATACCAAAAGTTGCAAGTtcacctaatgaagtgtctctGTATACAGAGCAAGTTCTAATTGTGTCGTAGGTATCCAGTCCACAAATAAAAGATCGATCCGCTACGATAACAAGACAGCTAAGGGGAGAGACCTTCGCTACAGAATGAGAAAACGCACCTTCTTCCAACGTTCTGATCACCTTCACTTCACTGTCGGCTCCCTGGAACTCGTCAAAAAAGGGACGCACTTTGAACTCATAAATGGCACCTCTCCTGAGCTGACCGATCACCACTCCGTCCTTATGTGGAGCGCGTACGTCCAGCGCACTCCACTGACCCTCAGGTTGTCCGTGTTCAGCCGAGGGCCTGTACAACAACTTGTAGCCTTGGATGTACAGCGAGTGCTTTTCAACCTGGtgcagagaaagaaaaaagaaaaaagtccgTCAATTCTATTTCACAGCGAACAGACTGCAAATAATACACCTATCAATCCAAATTAATTAAAAGGATCTATGAAagggcaattatttttttaatgaacctcATGTATTGGATCTCCCGAGACTGTCAAGGTAAGGCCCAAACACTATTCATTTGTTGCTTTTAAGGAGAGTAAAATATGGACAAGCACACGCACAGATGAATTTGCAAGTCTAATTAATTCTCGTTTCTGGCAatagagctttgtgggtttgtGTTGAACTcacctttttgtattttgctgaAAGAATAGTCTACTCAAATGAACAGGAGTAAAATACAGAAAGCAATCACTATTTGGTCAGGAACAGGCCTTGAAAATTTTGAGACAGCTCAACAGTTTCTCAAGGATGGCTTAAAATAAGGAATAACCTTACAAAGAATGCCTTTgagtatatttatatttacatagtgACCAAtagtgtttttaaatgaaatactgTGTTATACTATAAACCATAGAGACAGACATGTATGGTGATAGAAAATTGGGATGTTGACTGAAGAATTTCAAGATAAATATAAATGATCCTGAATTATTCACAAAATTAATATTCGTCACCattgttgctttttcttttggccgTCACATATTTTCCTCATTGCTTCATTCATGTGTCGTTGAACTGCAAGATGCCTTTCATTGATTCGATTTACTACTTATTACCTGATGTTCTTTTTAGCTGTCTTTGCAACAGAAAGGTTTTTCTTATTCTGcccagtgatgttttttttcctctctcctattcgatttttgtcattttggagaAGCTAATTCACACTGAATGACGCTCAAAAATGAGGACCTGATCAAAAAGTAACCCTAGCAACGGAAGACAACACTGAACACATTGTAGGTCAAAGAATAGCCAAAGAAGCTTTCTTTGCTACCCTTCTGTACATCTTCATTCTCAAACAGTGTGAAAATACGTCAGTTCAACTCACCATCCAGTTAAGACGGACCGCGGAGGGCGACACAACCGTGGGTGTGTTTAGGTGGATCACCACATCGCCCAACTCCCTTTGGATGTGATGAGGATCTGTTCCCTCAGCTGTAAAACTGATGTCTTTTGGTACAAATGAGACAAAACACTGGAGTTATGTTCAGATGTGAACTCAAATTGTAGAGTCTGAAAATGGAAGCGGAATGGTCAAACTGGCTGAATTTTATATCAGTTCCAAATCGTATACTTGAAGGTCCTCAATACTCATTTTCTGCTCATGTTAATATAATAGAAATTAAATTTACTGAGACATTGAGTAAAATGTTACAAGAGCTCTGTGTACCAAATTAATATGTGGCAATCGGTTCGCCCCTCACATTCCTTGGGAGAGGCTTGAAATAAGTAAATATTGATCCAACTGACCGAGTGTTCGGATGGAATCTGAGATGGGGCTCGGGTCACTGAGGCCATAAGCGTTGACTGCCCTGATCAGAAAAAGGTAAACGGTGCCCGGCTTCAGGTTCCCCACAACAAAGGTCTGCATCTTCACATGTTCGGCCAGGGTCACCCATCTGCTGCCTAAATTATAACTATAGAAGAAGTGGTAAGGACAAATTGtatagcataaaaaaaacatgtttatagTGTATGGAGAATGCAAGGACCTAGCCAACATGGGGCATAATCTACACATCTCACCTGAATGCCTCTATGAGATATGAGGTGGGTGTTGCCCCCCCACTGGGGCTGGTTTTCCATGAGAGAGTGACCGAAGTGGGGCTAACGTCAGTTATTTCGGGTTTAGTTGGAGCCCCGGGTAACAGGTCGGGGCCTGAAGGTCGGCTGGTCTGGACCACGACCCCCAACTCTGACGAACACAAAATGCAGAAAACCTCATTAAAAATtgagtttttcatttaaatgcaTTTGATTGCCCAGAACATcacaccccccccacacccccccaaaatttATTGTTTTCTCACGTGTCCAAATGAAATCCTCCCAGAACCGTTATGGCTTTTTCATTCTTTAACGAAAGGGTACCAGCTGTTTTAGATATGTCTGTGTATAGATAAATTCCCCAACTAAATGGTAACTAAAACGGCCCTTATGCAACCTTTCCATACCCTCCACTTGTAGATGTGCTGACCAGGAGGCCTCTCCATTGGGATTGGAAGCCACACAAGTATAGAAGCCTGTATCTCCGAGCTGTGTAAATACAAtagtcaccaaaaaaaatatcGGTTATCTCGGCTAAGTCAGCATATGATACGCAACTCGATGCCTTGCCTTCGTGTAGCGAATCTCAAGGGAGCCGCTTTCTGCTATGGACAAGCGTGTGTCCGCTGGTGACAACGCCGCACCATCTTTCTTCCAGTGGACCGAAGGAGGTGGCACGCCGGCCGTATGGCAACTCAACACCACGGTGCTGTCCACGGGAACAGTCTGATTGACCGGGCCCTGTCTAATTACAGGGGGAGGCGGTTCTGAGCcggctaggaaaaaaaaataattaagaaaAGCAAGCAAGGACATGAATGCTTATTCAAAGAATTCTGCACATTTAatagtgaggaaaggttttccaCTTTTTCCACACAACAGCCACTCTTAATAGCCATTGTTGACACAACAAAAGGCACTCAATTAGTTGATGCTAGTTAATTCATTTTGAAgaacaatattttaatattaatattttattttgttgcaacgcgatacacacgcacacactgaagGACAATCAAATTTTGAACTTGAACACCTCAATTTTGTTGAACTGTGTGTTGTGTATACCCCTTGTGGgtatctttttgtttgtttgtttgtttttacaacaGCCTCAAGAATATCGGTGCTGATGACAATCAGTGACGTATTTGGGGCACTTTGCTCCTCTCCGACTATTCCATCGATCACCTCCGTTCGCGACGAgatcttgtgtgtttttagttCCGAGTGATTCTGGGGCAGGTGAGTTCactgttttctgttttaatgtTTACCTGCTTACAGTAAGTTAcgtttgagggtttttttttcctccagtttGTGTAGTTTCGGcttgcatttttgtattttgattaGTTATAagaccatccatctattttaggTTATATCATTGAATATTTATCTAGATTACAccaattttttgtctttttttttgtcctacctttttttgatttttccatcTAGGTTTGTATTGGCGGTCATCTTGCTCGTTGATTTAATAAACTGCTTTTGTGCCAGAGTTGAGGTCCACTTGAACACTTGAAATCGGAATAATATTCcttttttctcttaaaaaagtaaccacttaaaaaaatatgtattgattACATCAAATGGCTGAATTTTTAGACATAAAAGATGAAAGTCTTTGGATAATAGTTGTAAAACAGGGAAATGCCAATAAAATTAGAATCCAATGTATGctgagagtttaaaaaaaaagagatatgaaaaatatttagaGGAAGCAAAAGAACAATAGAGAGATCTGCAACTcgtggaggaaaaaataaatcaacttaTCCCCTCCAGCAGAGCAACTAATCATTCATTCGACAGTGGGTAGTGATAGTGGAGGCTTCAAGCGCGTTACAAAGATAACGCAGTCCTCTTCACTCCCTGTCTTACATTTTAAAGCCCGGCACAATAGGACAGGGGTTCTAAATAAATAAGACTAACCAAAATAAGTTGATGGAAACATGCCTTCAAAATTGCCAGAGGTAATATCGACCGGTTATTTCCATACAAATGTGGCCATCCAAATCAGGATGAAAGATATCTAGCGGGATGGAGAGACAGTAAAGTCCTAATAGATCACAGCAAAATGGGGtgggaatttatttatttattttttttttttattcccattaCCTCTACTAGCTTTCACGGTGTAGAtgcctcattttctttttaaaaccacTGCATCAGTGCTATGAGGAGTGAAAGATGCATTCTATCTCCAAAGTAGCAGTAAATATCAAGAAAACCCCGAGGCAGTCTCTctcattaatttaaaatatatacaaacgTAGAGAGTCATGCACACGTGAGCACATGGGTCATTTAATTGGGAGCCTGTAGATATTGCTGGTGGTGTGTAATCACTTGGGCAATAcatttaaattgctttttttccccccttagctctctcaaagatttttttcttgtatggaATTATGTGTCGTAGCAATAGTAGTACTATTAGGAGTAGTACGGCATTGCAGTAATttaataaatttgaaatatcAACACATCTTTCCAGAGAAATGTAAATTAGATCAGGATGTACTTTGGTGTGTTGCGTCATCTTAATCATTAAAATGAGGCACTTTTGGCTTAATTCAAAACTGTAATCACTTCGGGACAATGTGTAGGTAGCAGTAAATGTCAGGTGACAAATGTTTAAGCTTTGCAGTTTGACCTTGGCAAAGATTATTATCCTAATTTCAAAGAGACTATTTCTTTGTATCCTTTTTTCAAATGTCgttttattttaaactattttagCGGTAGTAAGTCATAGTGGTATTTACGGGGGGTCGCAAATATGCGGCTGTCTATTGAAATGTAAGTCATAAAGTGTCACGCCCATAAAGAGAGGCGTACTGACTGTTTTGACGGTAAGACCACTTTTGATCCTTACATAGAGAATGCATTCAACAGTAAGAAGTGCAGCAGCAGGGCGGATTGCTATGGTGAAAAACCATGAAAACTGGAGAGCTCGTGACTATGACATCATCTTTCCTCActcacagtcagtaacctccaaCAATGCTTTGGTAATAACGCTGCCGGCGATGCTGAGAGCCTGGCAGCTGTACAAGCCGCCATCGGAACGTTGAACATCGGTGATGGTCAAACTGCCCAGCTGGGAGACAGACACTCGGCTGAAGGGCTGGGGTGCTGAGAACAAGAGACTCTGCACGGAGAGTTAGAATACACGCATGAGACGTATTTATGTTGGTCGACAGAAAAGGTGAAGGTCATTCTCACCTCACTGCCCTCCCTCTGCCAGAAGATAGCAGGCTGCGGGTTGCCAGTGGCCTCACACTGGAAAGTGACGGTCCTGCCGATTGGTGCCACCTGGTTCCTGGGCCGTAAGACAAATGCAGGCGGCACTGCAGATAAGGAAGCGTCACAATTACAACAAACAGCTCAAAACATACAGTGTTCACAAAACTTACACATGCTCAAACATCAAAACAGTAATTATctaccttttttgggggggcagagCTAAACCACAACATACGGTATATAAGGATGACAGACAGCTGCTGGCTGATGGCGGGTGAGAGATGGATGACAA
Coding sequences within:
- the LOC133491942 gene encoding roundabout homolog 1-like isoform X1, with translation MMPACFKGIYYLLGVLHLCSGSRLRQEDSPPRIVEHPSDLIVSKGEPATLNCKAEGRPAPTVEWYKDGERVETDRDNPRSHRMLLPSGSLFFLRIVHGRRSKPDDGSYVCVARNYLGQAISHNASLEVAILRDDFRQNPVDVMVAVGEPAVLECQPPRGHPEPTISWRKNGLNLDDREERITIRSGKLMITNSRKSDAGKYICVGTNMVGERESEIAELTVLERPTFLKRPSSAVVLADGSAEFHCAVQGDPVPTVRWRKEDSELPKGRYEILEDHTLIVRQVTSSDEGSYTCVVENMVGKSETSATLTVHVPPAFVLRPRNQVAPIGRTVTFQCEATGNPQPAIFWQREGSESLLFSAPQPFSRVSVSQLGSLTITDVQRSDGGLYSCQALSIAGSVITKALLEVTDSGSEPPPPVIRQGPVNQTVPVDSTVVLSCHTAGVPPPSVHWKKDGAALSPADTRLSIAESGSLEIRYTKLGDTGFYTCVASNPNGEASWSAHLQVEELGVVVQTSRPSGPDLLPGAPTKPEITDVSPTSVTLSWKTSPSGGATPTSYLIEAFSYNLGSRWVTLAEHVKMQTFVVGNLKPGTVYLFLIRAVNAYGLSDPSPISDSIRTLDISFTAEGTDPHHIQRELGDVVIHLNTPTVVSPSAVRLNWMVEKHSLYIQGYKLLYRPSAEHGQPEGQWSALDVRAPHKDGVVIGQLRRGAIYEFKVRPFFDEFQGADSEVKVIRTLEEAPKQAPRDVTITKVDTNGTAVLISWKPPPVPEEAGVIQDYKIWCLGNESRYHINQSVDGYTFSLLVAGLTPRIRYGVEVAASNGAGPGVKSKTVFFQFDSAGQMMDLSGAKDALSHISDVVKQPAFIAGIGATCWLVLMIFSVWLYRHRKKRSGLSSTYTGIRKVPSFTFTPTVAYQRGESVCSAGRPGFLGMAEPMNPLWMPDNWPNSCANQKECGINCCNNANGTSDSNMTTYSRPADCIANYGKHPDNKHGSETAIYTDVNLGEKLNEIKKFNNSNLCYASPGGDSSDAYEPIPYATTQLIQASIKNKAHTLESIDVPCWNQPPNPPPLPREMATQMHYNIIEQNVLNKDHPQVNEGLVHHKTIARNHSQDHSMGGSHYSSDRGSNSTSGSQNQKKGPRGMKTPKHTAVSWGDALSPPHAIAWNGDEYSLPMEKSFDAERRTDGCPTPPIRGAESSSSDVSYSHQSTTHPQGITMSNGLQDGTKHPSSTPMYKDADEQDEDAGEETAHDQNHLHLHQTQQHKQKLPHHSPHKLLFHRLEQTPASSTGELDRSVTGSMVNSWGSASEDNLSSGRSSVVSTSDGSFFTDGDFSQAEGLRMCRYPEESGERPSSPMSTDSNMSPAMMQKRPRKCKQNQCLQPSYHPKDAFSDDLFMPLNFPGQLSHSDLRVRGATLPRMGSGEARGRRGSTGTHRVREAPFEEGESQDIHEILPRGKAGSKSKQHSGPAQSEANDSKVSIFMASEDVRIKHAVQMQSAGVDEFLRS
- the LOC133491942 gene encoding roundabout homolog 1-like isoform X4 gives rise to the protein MVAVGEPAVLECQPPRGHPEPTISWRKNGLNLDDREERITIRSGKLMITNSRKSDAGKYICVGTNMVGERESEIAELTVLERPTFLKRPSSAVVLADGSAEFHCAVQGDPVPTVRWRKEDSELPKGRYEILEDHTLIVRQVTSSDEGSYTCVVENMVGKSETSATLTVHVPPAFVLRPRNQVAPIGRTVTFQCEATGNPQPAIFWQREGSESLLFSAPQPFSRVSVSQLGSLTITDVQRSDGGLYSCQALSIAGSVITKALLEVTDSGSEPPPPVIRQGPVNQTVPVDSTVVLSCHTAGVPPPSVHWKKDGAALSPADTRLSIAESGSLEIRYTKLGDTGFYTCVASNPNGEASWSAHLQVEELGVVVQTSRPSGPDLLPGAPTKPEITDVSPTSVTLSWKTSPSGGATPTSYLIEAFSYNLGSRWVTLAEHVKMQTFVVGNLKPGTVYLFLIRAVNAYGLSDPSPISDSIRTLDISFTAEGTDPHHIQRELGDVVIHLNTPTVVSPSAVRLNWMVEKHSLYIQGYKLLYRPSAEHGQPEGQWSALDVRAPHKDGVVIGQLRRGAIYEFKVRPFFDEFQGADSEVKVIRTLEEAPKQAPRDVTITKVDTNGTAVLISWKPPPVPEEAGVIQDYKIWCLGNESRYHINQSVDGYTFSLLVAGLTPRIRYGVEVAASNGAGPGVKSKTVFFQFDSAGQMMDLSGAKDALSHISDVVKQPAFIAGIGATCWLVLMIFSVWLYRHRKKRSGLSSTYTGIRKVPSFTFTPTVAYQRGESVCSAGRPGFLGMAEPMNPLWMPDNWPNSCANQKECGINCCNNANGTSDSNMTTYSRPADCIANYGKHPDNKHGSETAIYTDVNLGEKLNEIKKFNNSNLCYASPGGDSSDAYEPIPYATTQLIQASIKNKAHTLESIDVPCWNQPPNPPPLPREMATQMHYNIIEQNVLNKDHPQVNEGLVHHKTIARNHSQDHSMGGSHYSSDRGSNSTSGSQNQKKGPRGMKTPKHTAVSWGDALSPPHAIAWNGDEYSLPMEKSFDAERRTDGCPTPPIRGAESSSSDVSYSHQSTTHPQGITMSNGLQDGTKHPSSTPMYKDADEQDEDAGEETAHDQNHLHLHQTQQHKQKLPHHSPHKLLFHRLEQTPASSTGELDRSVTGSMVNSWGSASEDNLSSGRSSVVSTSDGSFFTDGDFSQAEGLRMCRYPEESGERPSSPMSTDSNMSPAMMQKRPRKCKQNQCLQPSYHPKDAFSDDLFMPLNFPGQLSHSDLRVRGATLPRMGSGEARGRRGSTGTHRVREAPFEEGESQDIHEILPRGKAGSKSKQHSGPAQSEANDSKVSIFMASEDVRIKHAVQMQSAGVDEFLRS
- the LOC133491942 gene encoding roundabout homolog 1-like isoform X2, with the translated sequence MRIPCCDLGEEECEGSRLRQEDSPPRIVEHPSDLIVSKGEPATLNCKAEGRPAPTVEWYKDGERVETDRDNPRSHRMLLPSGSLFFLRIVHGRRSKPDDGSYVCVARNYLGQAISHNASLEVAILRDDFRQNPVDVMVAVGEPAVLECQPPRGHPEPTISWRKNGLNLDDREERITIRSGKLMITNSRKSDAGKYICVGTNMVGERESEIAELTVLERPTFLKRPSSAVVLADGSAEFHCAVQGDPVPTVRWRKEDSELPKGRYEILEDHTLIVRQVTSSDEGSYTCVVENMVGKSETSATLTVHVPPAFVLRPRNQVAPIGRTVTFQCEATGNPQPAIFWQREGSESLLFSAPQPFSRVSVSQLGSLTITDVQRSDGGLYSCQALSIAGSVITKALLEVTDSGSEPPPPVIRQGPVNQTVPVDSTVVLSCHTAGVPPPSVHWKKDGAALSPADTRLSIAESGSLEIRYTKLGDTGFYTCVASNPNGEASWSAHLQVEELGVVVQTSRPSGPDLLPGAPTKPEITDVSPTSVTLSWKTSPSGGATPTSYLIEAFSYNLGSRWVTLAEHVKMQTFVVGNLKPGTVYLFLIRAVNAYGLSDPSPISDSIRTLDISFTAEGTDPHHIQRELGDVVIHLNTPTVVSPSAVRLNWMVEKHSLYIQGYKLLYRPSAEHGQPEGQWSALDVRAPHKDGVVIGQLRRGAIYEFKVRPFFDEFQGADSEVKVIRTLEEAPKQAPRDVTITKVDTNGTAVLISWKPPPVPEEAGVIQDYKIWCLGNESRYHINQSVDGYTFSLLVAGLTPRIRYGVEVAASNGAGPGVKSKTVFFQFDSAGQMMDLSGAKDALSHISDVVKQPAFIAGIGATCWLVLMIFSVWLYRHRKKRSGLSSTYTGIRKVPSFTFTPTVAYQRGESVCSAGRPGFLGMAEPMNPLWMPDNWPNSCANQKECGINCCNNANGTSDSNMTTYSRPADCIANYGKHPDNKHGSETAIYTDVNLGEKLNEIKKFNNSNLCYASPGGDSSDAYEPIPYATTQLIQASIKNKAHTLESIDVPCWNQPPNPPPLPREMATQMHYNIIEQNVLNKDHPQVNEGLVHHKTIARNHSQDHSMGGSHYSSDRGSNSTSGSQNQKKGPRGMKTPKHTAVSWGDALSPPHAIAWNGDEYSLPMEKSFDAERRTDGCPTPPIRGAESSSSDVSYSHQSTTHPQGITMSNGLQDGTKHPSSTPMYKDADEQDEDAGEETAHDQNHLHLHQTQQHKQKLPHHSPHKLLFHRLEQTPASSTGELDRSVTGSMVNSWGSASEDNLSSGRSSVVSTSDGSFFTDGDFSQAEGLRMCRYPEESGERPSSPMSTDSNMSPAMMQKRPRKCKQNQCLQPSYHPKDAFSDDLFMPLNFPGQLSHSDLRVRGATLPRMGSGEARGRRGSTGTHRVREAPFEEGESQDIHEILPRGKAGSKSKQHSGPAQSEANDSKVSIFMASEDVRIKHAVQMQSAGVDEFLRS